The Oncorhynchus masou masou isolate Uvic2021 chromosome 2, UVic_Omas_1.1, whole genome shotgun sequence genomic sequence GTGTCTTTGTAGAGATGGCATGCTGAGGAAACAGGCCTGTCCTTGTGGGTATTTCTGGGACTGAGTTCATTGACCAGGGTTCTTTGACCTAACAAGTCGCCTGAGACTTTGGAAACCGTTTGGCTGGTTTCTGTTTCTCATTTGCCATCATGGCAGTTTTTTCCTCTTTCCTTTTCTTTACATCTTTACATCCTTTCTGAGATGTATTTCAATCTTTGATACTTTGACACAAGTGATGTATGAGGTTCCTTAGCAGCTGTTCTCCGGCAGGGCTTTTGGACCGGACAGGTGAACGTGAAGGGTTCCTTCAGGAGTTTCTCTTTCATATCTTTCCGTTTTGGGAAGCACTTTAGTCTGTTCCCAATATTTTCGGAGCGTAGCAATTGTTCATTTTCCAGGTCAAGATGGAAATGGTATTTAATTACACGAACAACAATCTCCTTAGATGATGCACATACTTCATTGAGAAAATCATGAATTTCAAGCATTACACCCGTTGTCAGTGAATGCAAATCAAGTTTATTTTTTACTCCCAGTTTTGATTTCACATTAAGGTCTAGACCTACTTTTCTGCAGTAGGGGTACACATTATTCACGGTTCTATCCATTGTAGACACCAAATGGGATTGTTCCACACCTCTGATCTTCACCATTAAATGCAGGGTGCTGTATGACTCATTGTTAATGGAGACAACATTGAGTCCATTTGTCTGGCCTGGCGTTGCAGTTTCGTCCATGTACAGTGTTTCTTCAGTTCTATTCCAGGGTGCCTCATCCTTTATCTGTGGCAGAGATTTGGGGTTAAAATCAGGCTCATCCTTTGTACAGATGTCGGTCGGCTCATTCTTTTGGCAAGACATTGCCTTTTCACCGGTGTACAGTGTTGCAACGGTCTTAGAGTTTGTCTCTGCCTTAATATACCAGAGGTAGGCCTAGGTCAGACTCAACCTTTTGCCAAGTGTTGCTGTTTCAACAGAGCACGATGTGACATCCATGGTCAATACACGGgcacagacctccatccttcttcttcacaaaaaagaaacttgaggaggcgggtgaagtggaggaaggaatgtacccctgacgcagggattcagagacatgtgtctccatagccaccgtctccgcttgcgacaggggatacacgtgactcctgggaagtgcagtgtataccaggagatctatcgcacaatccccccgtcgatggggtggtaattgagtcgccttctttttacagaaggcgagagccaaatcgtcATATTCTGgaggaatgcgcacggtggagacctggtctggactttccaccgtagtagcaccaatggaaacccctaaacacctgtTCCTGGACACGTTCCTCAACTCCTCTGACCAGGGtatctgctcctgctgactccatgggCGGTGGAAGATTCTGTCAATGGATGTGTATTggtggcgaagtcaggtgcaggagagcagagtgaagTGAACAGGCGCACTTTATTCCGGTAAAATATACCCAGAAACCACTACATCATGCGCAAAACACGGAACATAGACAGATGTCTGGCACATAACAAAACCACATAACAAAATacacgtaacacaaacaatctttcacaaagacatgatggggaacagaggaataaatacatgtagattaattggggaatgaaaaccaggtgtgcagggaacaagacaaaacaaatggatacatgaaaaatggagTGGCGAAGGCTAGagagccggtgacgtcgaccgccgaacgctgcctgaacaaggagaggagcccacttcggcggaagtcatacaactgctttgctttatcttggccatgtcgcagttgcaaatgagaacttgttctcaactagcctacctggttaaataaaggtgaaataaatagaataaataaaataataaatgggACACTAGTCAGTTTAATAATgtcactttagtaatgtttacatatcttgcattacttctcatatgtatatactgtattctatactatctactgtatatttgtctgtgccgctctgacattgctcgtccatatattcatatatacttacttccattcctttacttagatttgtgtgtattatgtatttgttgtgaaattgttagatattacttgttagatattgctgcactgtcggaactagaagcacaagcatttcactacacccgcaagaACATCTTCTAaacaagtgtatgtgaccaaatgttattttatttgagatgttaagactacacacAGTTATAAATGTCCCATTTGTGAGATCGACTTGTCATTTCAATAGGTATAGGCTACAGACTAAAATCTGGGTTTATGATTGTAATTCAGTTTTGCCATGGTTTGCTTAGCTACTTGCAGGTAGCCTACAGCCCCTGATAGGACTGCATCTAATTTCAGATAGCCTACAGTAGCCAAAGCAAGATGTCGGCAAGATGTAAACTGAATGATGTAGCAGTTTGTTTAGTTCAAATTGACCAACTAATTTATTCAACGTGAATATCAAGACGATTTTGAGGTAAGAAGTGCTTGTTTCCCAATAGGCTGCTGGAAAAGGCTACTGAGGAAAGGGTCGTAATTTCACTCACTGAATGAAATATTAATAATATGTATGTGAACTGAATATTCCTGTCAACAACTGCCAGTGTTTTTGTAGTTGTTTctacctgtagcctaatctgacTGACTGTTACCATTAATCTAATGGGTTCTAACAACTGATCGGTAAATGCGATAGAGCTTTGATAAATCCAATTTACTTAACTAAACATGGCCATTAACAATTGCATAATAACACAAGGCTACAACAATAAACTTAAGAAACCTGTTTGCCAGGCCCAGTTAGGCTACacaagtgtttttattttatttaacctatatttaacttggcaagtcagttaagaacaaattattattttcaatgacagcgggGACAGGGGCTGAGATTAAAAATActataaaaatataggacaaaacacacatcacgacaacaGAGACActaaaacactacataaagagagacctaagacaacaacaaagcatggcagcaacacatgacaacaccgaatagtagcaacacaacatgacaacaacacggtagcaaaacaacatggtagcagcacatggaacaaacattattgggcaaagacaacagcacaaagggcaagaagttaGAGACTACAATACATCAGGCGAAGCAGCCtaaactgtcagtaagagtgtccattaTTGCGTCTTTTGAGTGTTTTTctgcagctcattccagtcactagctgcagcgaactgaaaagaggagcgacccagggatgtgtgtgctttggagaccttcaacagaatgtgactggtagaacgggtgttgtatgtggaggatgagggctgcagtaggtatctcagataggggggagtgaggcctaagaggattttataaataaccatcaaccagtgggtcttgcaacgggtatacagagatgaccagtttacagaggagtatagagtacagtgatgtgtcctatatggagcattggtggcaaatctgatggctgaatggtaaagatGTTAGCTACAGTGGgactttttttaaataaaagggctttataaatgaaaACATAGCAATGTATCAACCTACGTGACATAGggccaaccaactttctggtagagaatgtagTGAGGAGTACTAAAATCGTCACACATAATAAAGTGCATTGTGctatgataaactgcatctaACAGCatcccaccctgcatcccactgctggcttgcttctgaagctgagcggggttggtcctggtcagtccctggatgggagaccacatGCTGTTGGAGGGCCAGCAGGAAGCACTCTTTcatctggtctaaaaaatatccaatgccccagggcagtgattggggacattgccctgtgtagggtgctgacTTTTGGATaggatgttaaacaggtgtcctgactctctgaggtcatgaaagatcccatggcacttgtcgtaagagtaggggtgttaaccctggtgtcctggctaaattcccaagctgtccctcataccatcacggtcacctaattaTCCCCAGCTTTCAATTGGCTCATTTATCCCCCTCcgctcccctgtaactattccccaggtcgttgatgtaaatgagaacgtgttctcagtctatttacctggtaaaataacgttaaaataataaatcaaatctaCCGGCTTTAATGAATTGGCAGCCGCATTCATATAGATGATGTCGCCATAATCTAGGCGGATAGGAACGTTAACTGAATAATCTGCTTTCTACTATTTAGCGAGAGGCAAGACCTATATTTCTATAGAAGAAGCACATTTTTATACTCAGTTTATTAACTAACTCATTAATATGCTTTTTAAAAAGACAGCTTTTCATCTATCCAGATGCCCATATATTGTAAGCACGGACACAATGTGGACACCATCCAAAGTACATGTGCTTAAATCAGACTTATTTTTATGCGCTCTAGAGAACAACATATACTTTGTTTTACCTGCATTCACAGGCAGGAAAGAAGAGGAATTTGTACGCTTCAGTGGATTTACTGCTTTCTAAAATGTTGAGATAGCGAAATCAACCGACAGCTTTTCAAGCTCTGTCTTCATCAAGACAGTACATCACTTTCTCAATTGTCTGAAAGATTGCCAGTCCACCAGAGTCAGTTCCTCCTGCTTTAGTTCGATCTATCTTTGACTCTGAATGGTTTAAAGAGACGTGTTTATCTGCCAGAGGAGTAAATATGGAGGACACATTCTACAGCCAAGTCAAGGTCAGGAATACAGGGGACAGCGGCTAAATCAGGGTAGAACATGTCATTAAAAAGAACTTGATTAGAAAACTTTTTGCAATTTATCTTCTTAATTAAACAaggattagtattagtattagtatacaTACTATGGGACAAGGATCACTGAGATCATATGCAAATACTCTACTAGACAAATATTTGTGGGGGTTATTTGTAAGAATGAAATCAATCAATTAAGAGTTAACAGGGTTTTTCACATTTAGCTGTGTGGGTTTTGAGATCAATTGAGTCAGATTAAAATCAATACATATACTCTTCAATTGATCTGACGCCTTGATTCAAATTCCCGAAAATGTCCATAATTGTGGCCCAAACCAGGAAAACCTCGGACTTGGCAACAGACTAAACTCTATTTGTTTAAATGTTGTTTGCGCAGAGTTGGGTTGGTTCACGTGCGCTCCTCCAGTACAAGCACCAGGTGGCGGTCGCACAATTTATGTTTTGCTCTATTCAGGCAATGAACACAGTCAGCTCTTACTCTGTGGTTCTAGACGCAGTTCCTCTCAGGAAGTGTTGCATGAACGAATCTCCCTCGACAGTCATTCCACAGAAAATGTCCAAGTTACAGTTGTTGCAAGCGTTTTTCTCCGACCGATTAACAACAGTGGCCGTAGAGATATCCGTGGCAGTGGAAAAGGCATTTGCCGAGTACCAGGATGAGATCTCTCGTTCAAAGGAGGAAACTCAACGCCTACAGAGGCTGCTGGATTCGGTTTTTAATCCCGATGTAAAATTACACAAAGCAGGTAAACTATCAACAAGTATTTACACACTAGTATTGACCCTTCGTTAAGCCCCTCCACCGACTATTTGGCAACCAATCGCAGCGCTCAAATGCAATTGTCGTCGAGCGACACCTCGGACAAGCTCACGTTTAAATCCACTgacatttttaaaaattattatCAATACCAGTGTGTACTGTATTGGATTTCGTTTATTTTATGCCTGCTACGTTATGGGTTTGGGAACGCTGTCAGCAAGGTCACTGCCCTTTAAATACGTCACTCATTGAGCGGATTCGATTATGCTGAGCCGGAGCACCGGTCTATGGCCCGTGATGTGAAGGCGAAAGTGGTGAGGGAGGAGCATCCTTTTCAAATGGAACAGTCATCTGCGCGGCTCGGTCATGTTGTCGACAAGCCAGCATGGTGCATCGTCCGGAAACATACAACATCTCTGTTCCATTAAATATGTTAGGCTTTTCAATCTAGTTTGGAAGGCAGATTAAGTGTTTTTATCAAAAGCAATCACGTGTGCATGTGAAAACACAGAGTCCTACTCTACGTGTGCTAATTAATCACTTTTGTTTTGTGCCGACTTTACCGTGGGACTTGAATGGGGCACCTGGCTCAAATACACCAGCCTTAATAAAAGCACCTATATAACGCTGTGTATGTAAATTATGCTAACACTATCTAATAAATGATGTCATCACAGTCTCAAGTCACAGAGGGCGATTATTTATTGAAATGTATAGATTTTTCTTGAAAGTAATTGAATATGTTTCTTTCCAGACCCCCCGCAGCTCACCCTCACTGTTTCTGGAGATGAGGTTTCCCCTGAGCAGCAGCActgtgaggaggagtggagcgaTCAAGAGATCATCGAGTCCATATTCATTTCCCCCTGTGTGGAAATCAACAGTGATCAGGACCTACCTGAGTGCTCACGACTTTACCAAACTCTGAAGAACTCCCTTCCCACCATTGTAGCAGAACCGATCCAAACAAATCCAGATGGAGAGGACAACAAAATATCAGAATCTACCAGTGACACTCCCCTCACACAATTAAAGCCTCTCAAAATGAAGAGAACACGGTTAAAGAAAGGACAAAGATCTTACATCTGCACCGAGGGCAAGACAACCAGTGAGTTGAAAGCGCCATTGAGGCTTCACACAAGGAAGAGGCTCTACAGTTGTACCGAGTGCACGGCAACCTATGACAGACCTTGTCATTTGGAAATACACAAGAGAACTCACACAGGTGAGAAACCATACGAGTGCAAAGACTGTGGTAAATGCTTCAACCGCAAGAATAGCCTAACGATGCATATGCTAactcacacaggggagaaatcgTTCTGCTGCCATGAATGTGGCAAACGCTTCGGTCTAAACACGAGACTGATACTTCacatgaggacacacacaggggagaagccacaCAAGTGCCCTTTCTGTGCCAGATGCTTTACATTTCCAAGTCACTTAAGTCGTCACAAGAAgctccacacaggagagagaccacATCAATGCAATGTATGTGGGAAATGCTACACGCGGAAGGAGCACCTGACAGACCACATGACATCCCACAGTGGAGCAAAACCATACAGTTGTATGCAATGTGGCAAATGCTACGCACTGCAAGGAAACCTGAGAGCGCATATGGCGAGTCACACGGGGAATAAGTTGTTGTGCAGGTGCGCTGTGTGTGGATTAGCTGTTCTAAATCTCAGTCGCCACATGCAAGAAGTTCACACAGGAGGCAAACAGCATCAGTGCCAAGATTGTGGGAAGTGCTTCAACCGAAAGGAAAAAGTGACAGAGCACATGAGGACTCACACGGGAGAGAAACCCTATCGATGTCATGACTGCGGCGAATGCTTTAGGCTCAATGTAACCCTGAAGAAACACATGATGACACACACATCTGCGGCAACTGCTGTTCCATGAGAGAAGATGTGAGAACTCAAGATGGGACATACACAGGGAGAAATCTGTGTAGCGCAATGCATGTTTCAGCAATATTGTTTAGATGTTTCAATGTTCACATTCAATGTTAATTTTTATTCACTTATTTTTATACATGGTCCATTTGTAACTTTCATCTCAAAGTGAACCTttatctgtctgtacctgtcagtCGTTGTTGGTGCTTTCTGTTGGTATCAATAAAAAAATGATCAACATGGAAACTCACATTGCTGCTGTTTCTATATAGCGCAAAGACTGCATTTCTAACACCCTGAGTCCCTATGATAGCATCTTACTCAGGACATCTGAAACATGTTTTAGTTTTATGAATGACTGTCTGTCGACttgggagcagagagggagttTCTCCACTTTTGTAAACTATGTGCACTCCAAGGATATTTGTTGCAGGGCTCATTGTTCAGTAAATATGTCTTGATTAACAAGAGACCGTTATTATGACAGCCTATTCTTCATCAAAACTCTGCTCAGGTAGATGGAAACGTGGTAGATGGAAACGTGGTAGATGGAAAACATGGTAGATGGCAACGTGGTAGATGGAAACGTGGTAGATGGAAATGTGATAGATGGAAACGTGGTAGATGGAAATGTGGTAGAAAAGTGACCGTTCATGAAACATGACCGCTCATGATCcagggcgtcaggtagcctagtggttaagagcgttgtgtcagtaactgaaaggttactggtttgaatccccgaacagactaggtgaaacatctgtagatatgcccttgagcaaagcacttaacacTAATCGctcctgtaagtggctctggataagagtgtctgctaaatcagCAGATCTCAAACTTCTCCTCGGCGACCCCCAGTCATTCCAGTTATTTAATGTGTTCCAGAGTTAGCGcccctgattcaacttgttaactAATTAGGTGATCAAATCCGTTGCTCTGccgttgagcaaggcacttaaccctaactgcTCCAGGGGTGCTGTACAATGGTTACCCTGTTCATGACCCCCCTCCCtgcgggtgtctcagggggattTGGgatatgcaacaacaaaaaatgtcaggACAAATATATCACCCCCCAGAAAATAATGATTCATTATCAAGCCCTTGAATAGGTGAATCAGGTGAGCTAGTTCACAGCTACAACAAAATAGTGAAAGGTTTGTGGGTCCCGAGGAGAGTTATGGTACacagtattttattaggatccacattagctgttgtgaaagcagcagctactcttcccgggGTTCAcgcaaaacatgacataatacagatcATTAATAGACAAGGCCAGAACTATATCAATTTAAAATgccacatgtagcctacatatcaatacatacaacctatctaggtcaaataggagagaggcgttgtgccgtgaggtgttgctttatctgttttttaaaaccaggtttgctgttcatttgagcaatatgaaatggaagggagttccatgcaataatgtctctatataatactgtacactttatTGAATTTGTTCccgatttggggactgtgaaaagacccctggtggtggtgtgtgtgtgtgtgtgtgtgtgtgtgtgtgtgtgtgtgtgtgtgtgtgtgtgtgtgtgtgtgtgtgtgtgtgtgtgtgtgtgtgtgtgtgtgtgtgtgtgtgtgtgtgtgttgactataCAAACAATttacaacacattaatgtttcttataaaaagaagaagtgatgcagttagtctctcctcaactcttagccaacaccaagtcatttagtctcctcaacctgttcaacagccacaccattcattaccagattcagctgaggtcgagaacttagggaatgatttgtaccgaATACAATGCTCTtggttttagagatgttcagaaccagtttattactggccacccgttccaaaacagactgcaactctttgttaagggtttcagtgacttcattagcagttgctgatgcgtatatggaGCATCACTGTGCTAAATGTAATCAATCCATCCATACCCATTCTGCGCTGTCCTTTCTATGTGCATTGAGCTATAAGAACAACGGCTATTACTCCAGTACAGCAGGTGGCAATGCAATGTCGGTTACGACGTTTCAGCCAATAAATGAACCATGAAAAAACAGAGGCAGTGTTTACGACTTTTTTACGACAAAATGTTCTTACTTTTCTCTGTTTACGTCCTAGTCCTGTTCAACACATATACCCCTAATCTTTGCCGTGGCTCAATGTTATTACTTTATTAAACCTAAAATGTCTAAACTACATTCGTTGAATGCGTTTCTTACTGCCCGATTAACTGCGGCGGCTGTGGATATATTCGGGGCAGTGGAGAAGACTATAACAGCGTACCAGGAAGAAGTCTCCAGATCAAAAGTGGAGAACGACCATCTACGGAGGCTGTTGCTAGATTTCGGTTTCAAACCTGATAGAGAATCACAAATACCAGGTGTGTAAGACGAATCAGCAACCTATGGTTCTGTAAACATTATTACGATTATTATCTAGCTAGTTAGACAACTGTGACAACCATTGGACTAGTTAATGACTGCTGAACTGTGCTGAACCTCGATTGTTATTAGCTAGCTAATCAGTCATCGGAATTAGATAGCGGTCACTTCTTACTGCActctgtaatgttagtgtgagTCTAGTCTGTAAATGTGTTGCGAGCTAAGGGGAAGAAGTAAAACTGAAGTGTGTTGATATATCTCAATGGTAAGTAACTTCCCCATCTTTCCTTTCAGACCCCcagcagctctctgtctctggagaGGAGGTTCCCTCTAAGCAGGAGTGGAGTGACCAAGAGGACACAGAGACCATATTCATTCCCCCCTGTGTGGAAAGTGCCAGTGATCAGGACTCACCCCAGAGCTCATACCTTTATCAAATTGGGAAGAACAGTAAGAGGGACTCTCTTCCCACCAACTCAACAGAAACGATCAAAACCAATCATGATGGAGAGGGATACGGGGCATCAGAATCAACCAGTAACTCTCAGACCATGTCAAAGCCAAAACATACACAGGCAAAGAAAGGACAAAGTCCTCTTGACACTGGGataaccagtgagctgagagcACCAATGGTGGCTCACACAGGTGATAGACCATACAAGTGCCCTGTGTGCAGGAAAAGGTTTACTAATAACAACCATTTAAAAACACATCAGAGAATTCACACAGGGGAGAGGCCACATTGGTGCAAAGAATGTGGTAAGTGCTTCAG encodes the following:
- the LOC135555713 gene encoding zinc finger protein 260-like, with the protein product MNESPSTVIPQKMSKLQLLQAFFSDRLTTVAVEISVAVEKAFAEYQDEISRSKEETQRLQRLLDSVFNPDVKLHKADPPQLTLTVSGDEVSPEQQHCEEEWSDQEIIESIFISPCVEINSDQDLPECSRLYQTLKNSLPTIVAEPIQTNPDGEDNKISESTSDTPLTQLKPLKMKRTRLKKGQRSYICTEGKTTSELKAPLRLHTRKRLYSCTECTATYDRPCHLEIHKRTHTGEKPYECKDCGKCFNRKNSLTMHMLTHTGEKSFCCHECGKRFGLNTRLILHMRTHTGEKPHKCPFCARCFTFPSHLSRHKKLHTGERPHQCNVCGKCYTRKEHLTDHMTSHSGAKPYSCMQCGKCYALQGNLRAHMASHTGNKLLCRCAVCGLAVLNLSRHMQEVHTGGKQHQCQDCGKCFNRKEKVTEHMRTHTGEKPYRCHDCGECFRLNVTLKKHMMTHTSAATAVP
- the LOC135555733 gene encoding zinc finger protein 436-like — its product is MSKLHSLNAFLTARLTAAAVDIFGAVEKTITAYQEEVSRSKVENDHLRRLLLDFGFKPDRESQIPDPQQLSVSGEEVPSKQEWSDQEDTETIFIPPCVESASDQDSPQSSYLYQIGKNSKRDSLPTNSTETIKTNHDGEGYGASESTSNSQTMSKPKHTQAKKGQSPLDTGITSELRAPMVAHTGDRPYKCPVCRKRFTNNNHLKTHQRIHTGERPHWCKECGKCFSRKGDLGTHMRTHTGEKPYQCSVCGKSFRRNRLNEHMRVHTGERPYRCADCEKGFISVSDLKRHQRIHTGEKPFRCDSCGKCFSQMTTLKKHMRTVHKKVQLQSSEESPDPC